From Balneola sp. MJW-20, the proteins below share one genomic window:
- a CDS encoding TlpA family protein disulfide reductase, translating to MKNRNIGSIYLSTFLFLIILSFASCSDTGQKISGNIDYIGNSNLIVEYPKLHYKYSQTVQDTLKIDAEGNFSFNLRNTSAGNPSILIQDRSYPLFIPGNDLEINIIRSDFPQSVSVEGYEKNWDEKYDLYLKAVEGMDELIEAEVEKMKVGKANDVIQLAQEKIHIAREHLSDTPFSYMIDKVSGEYLVLRIRSVEYNDRNFPDFNTDSVRTAVVEEASGSGFFGFESLKAQRAGIRDFSHYYSRTFGIYDSVESAEGQELSEYDIKRLAFKELNLKKEELLPYITERDARAYAELFYLAERIGEQPLDSTEKYYSYYLSEYESYTDYIRFITEFYDRMKKVSPGNPAIPFELPDRQGEIHRMADYEGKYVLLDFWAGWCQPCLDEFPAMRNLYEKYPRADFEILGISNEVDSLQWIRDIEQFENPWPQFYGGKGFEEETFKAYQGGGIPFYILIGPDGNILRYNDIRPTFNLETILDSLITD from the coding sequence ATGAAAAACAGAAACATAGGCTCTATTTATTTATCCACATTTCTTTTTTTAATTATTCTGTCATTTGCCTCCTGCTCTGATACAGGACAGAAGATCAGCGGTAACATTGATTATATTGGCAACTCAAACCTGATTGTTGAGTATCCGAAACTTCATTACAAGTACTCACAAACAGTTCAGGATACACTTAAAATCGATGCTGAAGGAAATTTTAGTTTCAACCTCCGAAACACTAGTGCCGGGAACCCGTCCATATTAATTCAGGACAGAAGCTACCCGCTTTTTATCCCGGGTAATGACCTGGAAATAAACATCATACGCTCGGATTTTCCACAGAGTGTTTCCGTAGAAGGATATGAAAAAAACTGGGATGAGAAATATGATCTGTACCTGAAAGCAGTGGAGGGAATGGATGAGCTAATTGAAGCCGAAGTAGAAAAAATGAAGGTTGGAAAGGCGAATGATGTGATCCAACTGGCTCAGGAAAAGATACATATTGCCAGGGAACATCTGTCAGATACCCCCTTTTCTTATATGATCGACAAAGTGAGCGGGGAATATCTTGTTTTACGGATCAGGTCAGTTGAGTACAACGACCGTAATTTCCCGGATTTCAATACAGATTCTGTACGCACTGCCGTAGTAGAAGAAGCTTCCGGATCCGGGTTCTTCGGGTTTGAAAGTCTTAAGGCTCAGCGTGCAGGGATAAGGGATTTTTCGCATTATTATTCGCGAACTTTCGGGATTTACGATAGTGTGGAATCAGCTGAAGGACAGGAACTATCTGAATACGATATTAAAAGACTGGCTTTTAAAGAGCTAAATCTCAAAAAGGAAGAATTACTTCCTTACATCACTGAACGAGATGCCCGGGCTTATGCGGAACTCTTTTATCTTGCCGAAAGGATTGGTGAGCAGCCACTGGATTCAACTGAAAAATACTATTCATACTATCTAAGTGAATATGAATCCTACACGGATTACATCCGCTTTATTACAGAGTTCTATGATCGTATGAAGAAAGTGTCACCGGGAAATCCTGCTATCCCATTTGAACTGCCTGACAGGCAAGGTGAAATACACCGAATGGCTGATTATGAAGGTAAATATGTATTGCTTGATTTCTGGGCCGGATGGTGTCAGCCTTGTCTGGATGAATTTCCCGCTATGCGTAACTTGTATGAAAAATATCCCCGGGCAGATTTTGAGATACTGGGTATATCAAATGAGGTTGACTCCCTTCAATGGATAAGAGATATTGAGCAGTTTGAAAATCCATGGCCTCAATTCTACGGTGGAAAAGGATTTGAGGAAGAGACCTTCAAGGCATATCAGGGTGGAGGAATTCCTTTTTACATACTGATAGGGCCGGATGGTAACATATTGCGATATAATGACATACGACCAACCTTCAATCTTGAAACAATTTTAGACTCACTGATCACAGATTAA